A stretch of Rhinoderma darwinii isolate aRhiDar2 chromosome 4, aRhiDar2.hap1, whole genome shotgun sequence DNA encodes these proteins:
- the TLR5 gene encoding toll-like receptor 5 isoform X1, giving the protein MSAAIATLTVMKGIRNVVLYLMMVLFVGGPFLLETSEHKCRTIERIALFQFCELTEIPWVPMDTLYLDLDSNYISEVNSTSFPALLYLFKLNLAAQNTKRLIVHKDSFKNLPNLIELDMSHNKNLVLDQDAFVGLSRLENLVLYDNGLNGSFLENNYFKDLSNLEFLDLSFNTITYLKPHPKFYHLYRFKLLTLKGNQISRICGGDLQSFQHKKITVMDISNNFFFRLNVTDWEHCGNPFRNIEFDTLNLGGNSFTEGTTKALCNVLNGTKIFQLKLSPHNMGHDFNYYRFKDPDNSTFAGLENSDLGILDISQGSIFILQSYIFEKLSKLLLLNLAKNTINRIQTNAFHGLQSLQFLNLSFNLLGELYNDAFEGLPNLRKIFLQNNHIGPIQMYAFKNLWKLEYVDLTNNAIVNLRFCEALLFVQFVSLKQNKLNSIKVAKVKTSTIDFSENQLANLADSFEFLKYAVIENISLRRNRISDCTYQISIPKNNSFLYLDLSDNMIQLIWENGKCFDMFRNLSVLQELRLSNNHLRFFPYGIFSGLMSLEILNLSSNFLTDVGRDILPISLHTLDISRNQLFSPNPDVFLNLKTIDIRHNQYICLCPLVDFLIWLNETNTTTLGDPWDIYCAFPDDLRFQPLNTITFSVCDELTVLGPLMFALFVFTSVVIVTFMTTVIVYTHFRGVFFGIYKRLIRSVLEEEHQEEKTFKYDAYLCYARKDFTWVENVFIKNLDSEYGDQNRFTLCFEERNFIPGEDHIGNIRDAIWNSKKTICVVTKNFLQDGWCVEAFNYAQSRYFTELKNVLIMVVVGSLSQYQLRKYKPIRAYIQRCEYLTWPEDYQDVEWFLSRISYKILREEKVENKSVKVKTISSTLELQQMDVS; this is encoded by the exons ATGTCTGCAGCCATAGCTACGCTTACTGTGATGAAGGGCATCAG GAACGTTGTTCTTTATCTCATGATGGTTCTTTTTGTTGGTGGCCCTTTCCTCCTGGAGACGAGTGAACACAAGTGCAGGACTATTGAGCGTATCGCCTTGTTTCAGTTTTGTGAATTGACTGAAATTCCTTGGGTACCAATGGACACTCTATATCTGGACTTGGATAGTAACTACATTTCGGAAGTGAACTCTACATCATTTCCAGCACTGCTGTACTTATTTAAGCTAAATCTGGCTGCCCAAAATACTAAAAGGTTAATAGTACATAAGGATAGTTTCAAAAATTTGCCAAACCTGATTGAACTGGATATGTCCCACAATAAAAACCTGGTACTCGATCAAGACGCCTTTGTCGGCTTATCACGGCTTGAAAATCTTGTGTTATACGACAATGGATTAAATGGCTCCTTTTTGGAAAACAATTATTTTAAGGATTTGTCCAATTTGGAATTTTTAGACCTTTCATTTAACACTATCACATATCTCAAACCCCATCCCAAATTTTATCATTTATACAGATTTAAATTGTTAACTTTAAAGGGAAATCAAATATCCAGAATTTGCGGCGGAGATTTACAAAGTTTCcaacataaaaaaattacagttaTGGAtatttcaaataattttttttttcgcttGAATGTCACTGATTGGGAACATTGTGGGAATCCTTTTCGAAATATTGAGTTTGATACACTAAATCTGGGGGGAAATTCATTCACTGAAGGAACCACAAAAGCATTGTGCAACGTCTTGAATGGGACCAAAATTTTCCAACTTAAACTAAGTCCTCACAACATGGGACATGACTTTAATTACTACAGATTTAAAGATCCAGATAATTCAACATTTGCCGGACTCGAGAATAGTGACCTTGGAATCCTTGACATATCACAAGGatcaatttttattttgcagTCGTACATATTTGAAAAACTCTCTAAGCTGTTACTTCTTAATCTCGCCAAAAACACGATAAATCGCATTCAGACTAATGCTTTCCATGGCCTTCAAAGCTTGCAATTCCTCAATTTGTCCTTTAATCTGCTGGGTGAGTTATATAATGATGCTTTTGAAGGACTCCCCAATTTGAGAAAGATTTTTCTGCAAAACAATCATATTGGACCAATCCAGATGTATGCCTTTAAGAACCTTTGGAAATTGGAGTATGTAGACTTAACTAATAACGCCATTGTAAACCTTAGATTCTGCGAGGCTTTGTTATTTGTACAGTTTGTGAGTTtaaagcaaaataaactgaattcTATTAAGGTCGCCAAAGTGAAGACATCAACTATTGATTTTTCAGAAAACCAATTAGCAAATCTTGCTGATTCCTTTGAATTCCTCAAATATGCGGTGATTGAAAATATCTCCCTTCGAAGGAATCGAATAAGCGACTGTACTTACCAAATTAGTATTCCTAAAAACAATTCATTCCTTTACTTAGATCTATCCGATAACATGATTCAGCTGATTTGGGAAAACGGTAAATGTTTCGACATGTTTCGGAATCTTAGTGTTCTTCAAGAACTACGCCTGTCAAACAACCATCTTCGATTCTTTCCTTATGGAATTTTTAGTGGCTTGATGTCCTTGGAAATTCTTAATTTGTCATCCAACTTTCTCACAGATGTCGGGCGAGACATTTTACCCATCAGTCTTCACACTTTGGATATATCTAGGAACCAACTGTTTTCACCCAACCCAGATGTGTTTCTTAATCTGAAAACCATTGACATAAGACATAACCAGTACATCTGTCTCTGTCCCCTTGTCGATTTTTTAATATGGTTGAATGAAACGAATACTACTACACTGGGTGACCCATGGGACATTTACTGTGCATTTCCCGATGACTTAAGGTTTCAACCACTTAATACTATTACATTTTCTGTATGTGATGAACTTACTGTATTAGGACCACTCATGTTTGCTTTATTTGTCTTCACGTCGGTTGTCATTGTGACTTTTATGACAACGGTGATTGTATATACCCATTTCCGAGGGGTTTTCTTTGGAATCTACAAGAGGCTGATACGGTCTGTACTTGAGGAAGAGCATCAAGAGGAAAAAACTTTCAAATATGATGCTTATTTGTGTTACGCCAGAAAGGATTTCACTTGGGTTGAAAATGTCTTTATCAAAAACTTAGATTCCGAGTACGGTGACCAAAACCGCTTCACTCTATGTTTTGAGGAAAGAAATTTCATTCCAGGAGAAGATCATATTGGAAATATTCGAGACGCCATTTGGAATAGTAAGAAAACCATTTGTGTTGTGACAAAGAATTTTCTGCAGGATGGATGGTGCGTGGAGGCCTTCAATTATGCTCAAAGTCGATACTTTACGGAACTCAAAAATGTCCTTATAATGGTCGTGGTAGGGTCTCTTTCTCAGTACCAGCTGAGGAAATATAAACCCATCCGGGCATATATACAAAGGTGCGAGTACTTAACGTGGCCAGAAGACTACCAGGATGTAGAATGGTTTCTAAGCAGAATTTCCTATAAAATACTACGGGAGGAAAAAGTTGAAAACAAGAGCGTAAAAGTCAAAACTATAAGTTCCACTTTAGAATTACAACAAATGGATGTTTCTTGA
- the TLR5 gene encoding toll-like receptor 5 isoform X2 encodes MMVLFVGGPFLLETSEHKCRTIERIALFQFCELTEIPWVPMDTLYLDLDSNYISEVNSTSFPALLYLFKLNLAAQNTKRLIVHKDSFKNLPNLIELDMSHNKNLVLDQDAFVGLSRLENLVLYDNGLNGSFLENNYFKDLSNLEFLDLSFNTITYLKPHPKFYHLYRFKLLTLKGNQISRICGGDLQSFQHKKITVMDISNNFFFRLNVTDWEHCGNPFRNIEFDTLNLGGNSFTEGTTKALCNVLNGTKIFQLKLSPHNMGHDFNYYRFKDPDNSTFAGLENSDLGILDISQGSIFILQSYIFEKLSKLLLLNLAKNTINRIQTNAFHGLQSLQFLNLSFNLLGELYNDAFEGLPNLRKIFLQNNHIGPIQMYAFKNLWKLEYVDLTNNAIVNLRFCEALLFVQFVSLKQNKLNSIKVAKVKTSTIDFSENQLANLADSFEFLKYAVIENISLRRNRISDCTYQISIPKNNSFLYLDLSDNMIQLIWENGKCFDMFRNLSVLQELRLSNNHLRFFPYGIFSGLMSLEILNLSSNFLTDVGRDILPISLHTLDISRNQLFSPNPDVFLNLKTIDIRHNQYICLCPLVDFLIWLNETNTTTLGDPWDIYCAFPDDLRFQPLNTITFSVCDELTVLGPLMFALFVFTSVVIVTFMTTVIVYTHFRGVFFGIYKRLIRSVLEEEHQEEKTFKYDAYLCYARKDFTWVENVFIKNLDSEYGDQNRFTLCFEERNFIPGEDHIGNIRDAIWNSKKTICVVTKNFLQDGWCVEAFNYAQSRYFTELKNVLIMVVVGSLSQYQLRKYKPIRAYIQRCEYLTWPEDYQDVEWFLSRISYKILREEKVENKSVKVKTISSTLELQQMDVS; translated from the coding sequence ATGATGGTTCTTTTTGTTGGTGGCCCTTTCCTCCTGGAGACGAGTGAACACAAGTGCAGGACTATTGAGCGTATCGCCTTGTTTCAGTTTTGTGAATTGACTGAAATTCCTTGGGTACCAATGGACACTCTATATCTGGACTTGGATAGTAACTACATTTCGGAAGTGAACTCTACATCATTTCCAGCACTGCTGTACTTATTTAAGCTAAATCTGGCTGCCCAAAATACTAAAAGGTTAATAGTACATAAGGATAGTTTCAAAAATTTGCCAAACCTGATTGAACTGGATATGTCCCACAATAAAAACCTGGTACTCGATCAAGACGCCTTTGTCGGCTTATCACGGCTTGAAAATCTTGTGTTATACGACAATGGATTAAATGGCTCCTTTTTGGAAAACAATTATTTTAAGGATTTGTCCAATTTGGAATTTTTAGACCTTTCATTTAACACTATCACATATCTCAAACCCCATCCCAAATTTTATCATTTATACAGATTTAAATTGTTAACTTTAAAGGGAAATCAAATATCCAGAATTTGCGGCGGAGATTTACAAAGTTTCcaacataaaaaaattacagttaTGGAtatttcaaataattttttttttcgcttGAATGTCACTGATTGGGAACATTGTGGGAATCCTTTTCGAAATATTGAGTTTGATACACTAAATCTGGGGGGAAATTCATTCACTGAAGGAACCACAAAAGCATTGTGCAACGTCTTGAATGGGACCAAAATTTTCCAACTTAAACTAAGTCCTCACAACATGGGACATGACTTTAATTACTACAGATTTAAAGATCCAGATAATTCAACATTTGCCGGACTCGAGAATAGTGACCTTGGAATCCTTGACATATCACAAGGatcaatttttattttgcagTCGTACATATTTGAAAAACTCTCTAAGCTGTTACTTCTTAATCTCGCCAAAAACACGATAAATCGCATTCAGACTAATGCTTTCCATGGCCTTCAAAGCTTGCAATTCCTCAATTTGTCCTTTAATCTGCTGGGTGAGTTATATAATGATGCTTTTGAAGGACTCCCCAATTTGAGAAAGATTTTTCTGCAAAACAATCATATTGGACCAATCCAGATGTATGCCTTTAAGAACCTTTGGAAATTGGAGTATGTAGACTTAACTAATAACGCCATTGTAAACCTTAGATTCTGCGAGGCTTTGTTATTTGTACAGTTTGTGAGTTtaaagcaaaataaactgaattcTATTAAGGTCGCCAAAGTGAAGACATCAACTATTGATTTTTCAGAAAACCAATTAGCAAATCTTGCTGATTCCTTTGAATTCCTCAAATATGCGGTGATTGAAAATATCTCCCTTCGAAGGAATCGAATAAGCGACTGTACTTACCAAATTAGTATTCCTAAAAACAATTCATTCCTTTACTTAGATCTATCCGATAACATGATTCAGCTGATTTGGGAAAACGGTAAATGTTTCGACATGTTTCGGAATCTTAGTGTTCTTCAAGAACTACGCCTGTCAAACAACCATCTTCGATTCTTTCCTTATGGAATTTTTAGTGGCTTGATGTCCTTGGAAATTCTTAATTTGTCATCCAACTTTCTCACAGATGTCGGGCGAGACATTTTACCCATCAGTCTTCACACTTTGGATATATCTAGGAACCAACTGTTTTCACCCAACCCAGATGTGTTTCTTAATCTGAAAACCATTGACATAAGACATAACCAGTACATCTGTCTCTGTCCCCTTGTCGATTTTTTAATATGGTTGAATGAAACGAATACTACTACACTGGGTGACCCATGGGACATTTACTGTGCATTTCCCGATGACTTAAGGTTTCAACCACTTAATACTATTACATTTTCTGTATGTGATGAACTTACTGTATTAGGACCACTCATGTTTGCTTTATTTGTCTTCACGTCGGTTGTCATTGTGACTTTTATGACAACGGTGATTGTATATACCCATTTCCGAGGGGTTTTCTTTGGAATCTACAAGAGGCTGATACGGTCTGTACTTGAGGAAGAGCATCAAGAGGAAAAAACTTTCAAATATGATGCTTATTTGTGTTACGCCAGAAAGGATTTCACTTGGGTTGAAAATGTCTTTATCAAAAACTTAGATTCCGAGTACGGTGACCAAAACCGCTTCACTCTATGTTTTGAGGAAAGAAATTTCATTCCAGGAGAAGATCATATTGGAAATATTCGAGACGCCATTTGGAATAGTAAGAAAACCATTTGTGTTGTGACAAAGAATTTTCTGCAGGATGGATGGTGCGTGGAGGCCTTCAATTATGCTCAAAGTCGATACTTTACGGAACTCAAAAATGTCCTTATAATGGTCGTGGTAGGGTCTCTTTCTCAGTACCAGCTGAGGAAATATAAACCCATCCGGGCATATATACAAAGGTGCGAGTACTTAACGTGGCCAGAAGACTACCAGGATGTAGAATGGTTTCTAAGCAGAATTTCCTATAAAATACTACGGGAGGAAAAAGTTGAAAACAAGAGCGTAAAAGTCAAAACTATAAGTTCCACTTTAGAATTACAACAAATGGATGTTTCTTGA